The Mus caroli chromosome 9, CAROLI_EIJ_v1.1, whole genome shotgun sequence DNA window AACAGCATCTGCTGGATAGCACGTCGTACCTGGGCAGGGGGAAGAACCATCAGTCTGGTGGCCTCCACTAAACCCTCCCTTCCCTTTAGCCTTGCCCAGCCACCTGCCCACTGGCTCACCGGGAACAGAACGATCGGAACTGTAAGTGTGACCGCTATCAGCACGGCCACTCGCACACACAAGATCAGCACGTCAAACGGGTCCACCTTGCTGTAGGTGTGCAGCAGCTCCGACTCCACCCCGTCTGTGGCAGGCAGGGAGGGTGGTCAGCAGGCCAGGGGGCGGTGGACCCTGACACTGTGGGGAGTGGTACTCAGACTCACCTCCACAGCTGCAGGACACAGTCAGGCATTGCACATCTAGTGAGTGCCTAAAGTCACTGTGGCCACTGACCAGCCCTTGCCTCCCAGCCTGGCTCCCGATCCCACCCGCGCCGATCCAGCCATACCGTAGAAGGTGAGGTAGCCGAAGAGGGCGGCCAGGAAGTACATGACATACATGACAGCAATGGACAGGTTGGAGATGTGCTGCATCTTCCTCTTGGAGGGGCTGCGGACAGTAAGAGACGGGACTTGGTGGCGCGGCAGGCTGAGCCATGCCGTGATACCTGTTTATATCCGAGGggtctccctgtctccttcttgGCTCTAACTCCCACTCTTATCAACCGTGAAGACCTTTGGTCTGGTGACCTGAGTCTCAGCTTATCTCCCTCCAGACAGACATCCGAGACCACATCTATTCTCTCCAGACCAACTCAAGGCAGCCGCCGTCCCTCTCCCAGCCGCAGACACCTACTCCTTGAGCTCTGTATATATGGGCAGCACCTCAGGGTGGCAGACGAAGGCGAAAGCCATGATGGGgatggtgtatgctgtctggagACACAAAAGACTTTGTCAAGGCAGTCCCTCCCCACCaagcccctccccactcccctggcCCAGCTTGGCCTGTTGGAACCTGTGAGTTGAGAGTGAAGTAGCTTGGGGTACAGAAGGCCTCAGCAGCAGCGTCAGGCTCGCCCTGCAGCTGCGCCTTCTCCTCTGCTACCACCACGTGGCTGAAGTTGCTGGTGGCATTGGCCAGGTTGTGTGCCAATGGGCAAGGAACTTGGAACTTCTTATAGATGACCTGGAGTGGAGAAGCGTGAGTGTCAGAGTCAGGCAGAGCTGCCGGCAACGGGACTTGGAAGCCACAGTCAAGATTAGAAGAGCTGTCTCCTCACTCCAGCTTCCCTGGagaccctgccccctccctctgaCACAGGACTCCCTCGGGCCACTGCTCTTTCCTGACCAACATGGAGGAGGGTGGCTCACTGCGATCAAGAAGAACACCATgcagctgagagagaagccactgGAGTAACCCAGGTAGCCTGCAAAGGAGGAGACTGTGAGACTCGGGCCTCTCCTGTGTCCCTTAACGTCCCCCCTACAGCCTGACCCTGGTGACTCACCGAGCTGTCGCATCAGTGCTAGGGGCAGAATGATGGTGACAGAAACCAGGATCACAAGGTAGTTGCCATCCATGTACCACACCCTACAGGAATAAGCAGTGGTCAGGAGGACGCCCCGCAGCCTGGTGTGGGGCCACCGGCTTCCCCAGTGGCACACTAGTGACACCACATTGTGTTCCCTGATGAATATTTAACCATCACTCCAAGTCTCCCTGTGCTTTATCTAAAATGGGCTCGTTGGTTGTCACACTCCTAAGTGGGGTGACCTGGCCTGGGATACAGCTCGTGCGGGTCCCCTGTGACTGAAGTTGCTGGTAGTGTTGTCTCAGAGGTCTGAGTCCAGCCTCCTGAGAGGACCTGGCTCAGGGAGGATCTGTGCTTTTCTTGGAGGGGAGGGGTCTCAGGGACTTGCAAATAATGTGTGCTCCCTGTGGTCTCTCTTGGCACCTGCATCTTGTATTATTCCAGCCCCCCTTCCTCCTGGAAATGAACATGGGGCATAGATAAGGGTAAATGGGGCAGGGCCACTCATTCTTCTTGGGGAAATTCAAGGGCCTTTCCTAGGGAGAAGTCCCCCGGGAGCCTAGGTGCACACCCCCAGtcctttcctctcagcactgTTCTCAATCACCAGCCCCTTTGCTTGTGGGCACTGGGTTGTCCACAGCAGGGGTAAGTAAGCTTCTGATCTCTTCCCCTAAATACACAGCGAGGTTGGTGCTCAGCCGCTGCTAGCTAAGTAGTAGGCACCCCCACATATGCCCTGGGCTTAATCTCTTGGTAGTGGCAGCTAGGGTGGGGGTGAACCCCATGATCAGGAATAGCAGGTGCTTAGAGTTAAGCCTGAGGCCCTTCTGCTCCTATGCAGGGTCCTGGGTCACATGGGCCCTAGCTTTCGGGCTCTCGGGGTTTTCCCTGGATGCTCTGCACACAAGTGGGAGCTGCATGTGGCTTTCTTCGCAGCCCTGTGCTTGCCACCAGCCATACTTCTGCCTTGTCTATCACAATAGCTGGTACCCATtacttccaccccaccccaccccattcccagGCTCACGAGGCCGGCTTCTCCAGATTCAGgaaggtctgtatgacaagagGCAATTCAGACTTGATGATGTATAGGTAGCTGGACAtggctggggaggaggcagggggataaCTGCTGAGGTgagctgaaccagccagccaTCAGACCTGCCCATTCTGCATACTGCCACCCCAGCCACTTGCTCACCTCCGATGTTCTGAAGTGTAATGGCCAGGGCTGCTGCTAGCTTCCCCGGGGTCCCAAAGGCACGGTAGCCCAACTGCTCGTAGGCACGGATGCCTGTGAACACAGGAAGTCAGgatagctgggggtgggggttggccCTCTTCAcctcgccccccccccttttgcaAGCCCACGAGCGGCTCACCCACAATCCCCGAAGACTTGAGGAGCAGGTGGATGGAATAGCTAGACAACAGGGCCACCGCTgtaagcaggaacctggaggacaGGGTGGGAAAGAGGCCACTGGGGGTTGGCTGGCAGGGAGTGATGAGCTCAAGGAGGCTGGGAGGAAGGACTCTGTGATATCAATGTCTGATCTCCCCCTACCCAGAGGGAGTGGGTGCAAATCAGGAGACTCCAGAGATATTATGAATGCTACTCTTTTTGACCCAGGGTGCAATCTGACCTGGGTCGGGGCTCTCTGGGTCAAGAGTGTCCTGAGCCTGTCCTCTAAGCACCTCCTCTTCTTGAGTCTTTGGGACAAACATGTTTTCCATGCAGGCTCCAGGGCAGAGCCACCAAATCAAGGACTCATGTGGCCACACAAGGCCTGGCCACAAGGATTCAGCCATCGAGTGTAAACGTAGTAGAACAGACACAGGTCTGTAAGGCTGGCCTTGTGGGTTTGAAGAACACTGAGGTATTTTTGCCTGGCTGTGGATGTTTTTGCAGCGGTGAACTGGGTGCTGAGAAAGAAGTGCCCACCCACTGGATAGTGAGCTGGAAGGTCCTTGGAGGTCATGGTTGGCGGCTATTTAGGGCTGTTTGCAGAGGCACTCACAGGAAAAGGATGATGCCCGTATTGGCCATGGCGTAGGCGAGCCCCAGAATTCCACTGCCCATGATGGCGTTGCTGAGATTGAACACTGACATCCCAAATGACGTCTTCCCCTCAAACTGCAGGCACCAGAGTAGGATGGAGACAAGAGGGGAATCAGCACAAGGGGGGGATGGGTGCACTGTGGTCATCTTCCTTGTTAACCTCCCGGCCTACCATTGTGTCCCTAGAGAACC harbors:
- the Slc38a3 gene encoding sodium-coupled neutral amino acid transporter 3, giving the protein MEIPRQTEMVELVPNGKHLEGLLPVGVPTTDTQRAEDTQHCGEGKGFLQKSPSKEPHFTDFEGKTSFGMSVFNLSNAIMGSGILGLAYAMANTGIILFLFLLTAVALLSSYSIHLLLKSSGIVGIRAYEQLGYRAFGTPGKLAAALAITLQNIGAMSSYLYIIKSELPLVIQTFLNLEKPASVWYMDGNYLVILVSVTIILPLALMRQLGYLGYSSGFSLSCMVFFLIAVIYKKFQVPCPLAHNLANATSNFSHVVVAEEKAQLQGEPDAAAEAFCTPSYFTLNSQTAYTIPIMAFAFVCHPEVLPIYTELKDPSKRKMQHISNLSIAVMYVMYFLAALFGYLTFYDGVESELLHTYSKVDPFDVLILCVRVAVLIAVTLTVPIVLFPVRRAIQQMLFQNQEFSWLRHVLIATGLLTCINLLVIFAPNILGIFGIIGATSAPCLIFIFPAIFYFRIMPTDKEPARSTPKILALCFAAVGFLLMTMSLSFIIIDWVSGTSQHGGNH